Proteins encoded within one genomic window of Oryza glaberrima chromosome 12, OglaRS2, whole genome shotgun sequence:
- the LOC127757993 gene encoding receptor protein-tyrosine kinase CEPR1, whose product MVLNLSSPPTLFLFFFLWCVVVAGDGGAAVAEAALDAQAAYLSQMKQEFAGPAMARWDFSSPGVDYCKFQGVGCDASGNVTAIDVTSWRLSGRLPGGVCEALPALREVRLGYNDIRGGFPGGLVNCTSLEVLNLSCSGVSGAVPDLSRMPALRVLDVSNNYFSGAFPTSIANVTTLEVANFNENPGFDIWRPPESLTALRRLRVLILSTTCMRGGVPAWLGNMTSLTDLELSGNLLTGHIPLSLARLPNLQLLELYYNLLEGVVPGELGNLTQLTDIDLSENNLTGGIPESICALPRLRVLQMYTNKLTGAIPAVLGNSTQLRILSVYRNQLTGELPADLGRYSGFNVLEVSENQLTGPLPPYACANGQLQYILVLSNLLTGAIPESYAACRPLLRFRVSNNHLDGDVPTGIFALPHASIIDLSYNHLTGPVPATIAGATNLTSLFASNNRMSGVLPPEIAGAATLVKIDLSNNQIGGAIPEAVGRLSRLNQLSLQGNRLNGSIPATLAELHSLNVLNLSYNALAGEIPEALCTLLPNSLDFSNNNLSGPVPLQLIREGLLESVAGNPGLCVAFRLNLTDPALPLCPKPARLRMRGLAGSVWVVAVCALVCVVATLALARRWVLRARQEREHDGLPTSPASSSSYDVTSFHKLSFDQHEIVEALIDKNIVGHGGSGTVYKIELSNGELVAVKKLWVSRRSKQEHGHGGAGCLDRELRTEVETLGSIRHKNIVKLYCCYSGADSNLLVYEYMPNGNLWDALHGSGGWGFGFLDWPTRHRVALGVAQGLAYLHHDLLFPIVHRDIKSSNILLDADFEPKVADFGIAKVLQARGDRDASTTTIAGTYGYLAPEYAYSSKATTKCDVYSFGVVLMELATGKKPIEPEFGDTRDIVQWVSGKVAGGGEAEALDKRLEWSPFKEEMVQALRVAVRCTCSIPGLRPTMADVVQMLAEAGPAAGRTAKDAASKKDSSGEPKL is encoded by the exons ATGGTGCTCaatctctcttctcctccaaccttgttcttgttcttcttcttgtggtGTGTTGTCgtggccggcgatggcggcgctgcggtggcggaggcggcatTGGATGCTCAGGCGGCGTACCTGTCCCAGATGAAGCAGGAGTTCGCCGGGCCGGCCATGGCGAGGTGGGACTTCTCGTCGCCGGGCGTGGACTACTGCAAGTTCCAGGGTGTCGGGTGCGACGCCTCCGGCAACGTGACGGCCATCGACGTCACGTCGTGGAGGCTGAGCGGCAGGCTCCCCGGCGGCGTGTGCGAGGCGCTCCCGGCGCTCCGGGAGGTCCGGCTCGGGTACAACGACATCCGCGGCGGGTTCCCCGGCGGGCTCGTGAACTGCACGTCGCTGGAGGTGCTCAACCTCAGCTGCTCCGGCGTGTCGGGCGCCGTGCCGGACCTGTCGCGGATGCCGGCGCTGCGGGTGCTCGACGTGTCCAACAACTACTTCTCCGGCGCGTTCCCGACGTCGATCGCCAACGTCACCACGCTCGAGGTGGCCAACTTCAACGAGAACCCCGGCTTCGACATCTGGCGGCCGCCGGAGTCGCTGACGGCGCTGCGGCGCCTCCGCGTGCTCATCCTGTCGACGACATGCATGCGCGGCGGCGTCCCGGCGTGGCTCGGGAACATGACGTCGCTCACCGACCTGGAGCTCAGCGGCAACCTCCTCACCGGCCACATCCCGCTGTCGCTGGCGCGCCTCCCAAACCTGCAGCTGCTCGAGCTCTACTACAACCTGCTTGAGGGCGTCGTCCCCGGCGAGCTCGGCAACCTCACGCAGCTCACCGACATCGACCTCTCCGAGaacaacctcaccggcggcATCCCGGAGTCCATCTGCGCGCTGCCTCGCCTCCGCGTGCTCCAGATGTACACCAACAAGCTCACCGGCGCCATCCCGGCCGTGCTCGGCAACTCCACGCAGCTCCGCATCCTGTCCGTGTACCGCAACCagctcaccggcgagctccccgCCGACCTCGGCCGCTACTCCGGCTTCAACGTGCTGGAGGTGTCGGAGAACCAGCTCACCGGCCCGCTGCCGCCGTACGCCTGCGCCAACGGCCAGCTCCAGTACATCCTCGTGCTCAGCAACCTCCTCACCGGCGCCATCCCGGAGTCGTACGCCGCGtgccggccgctgctccgcttCCGCGTCAGCAACAACCACCTCGACGGCGACGTCCCCACGGGCATCTTCGCGCTCCCGCACGCCTCCATCATCGACCTCTCCTACAACCACCTCACCGGGCCAGTGCCGgccaccatcgccggcgccaccaACCTGACGTCGCTGTTCGCGTCGAACAACCGCATGTCGGGGGTCCTGCCGCCGGAGatcgccggcgcggcgacgcTGGTCAAGATCGACCTGAGCAACAACCAGATCGGCGGGGCGATCCCGGAGGCGGTGGGGCGGCTGAGCCGGCTGAACCAGCTGTCGCTGCAGGGCAACCGGCTGAACGGCTCCATCCCGGCGACGCTCGCCGAGCTCCACAGCCTGAACGTGCTGAACCTGTCGTACaacgcgctcgccggcgagatcCCGGAGGCGCTGTGCACGCTGCTGCCCAACTCGCTGGACTTCTCCAACAACAACCTGTCCGGGCCGGTGCCGCTGCAGCTGATCAGGGAGGGGCTCCTGGAGAGCGTCGCCGGCAACCCGGGGCTGTGCGTGGCGTTCCGGCTGAACCTCACCGACCCGGCGCTGCCGCTGTGCCCCAAGCCGGCGAGGCTGCGGATGCGGGGGCTCGCCGGGAGCGTGTGGGTGGTGGCGGTGTGCGCGCTGGTGTGCGTGGTGGCGACGCTGGCGCTGGCGAGGCGGTGGGTGCTGCGGGCGCGGCAGGAACGGGAACACGACGGGCTCccgacgtcgccggcgtcgagctcgTCGTACGACGTGACGAGCTTCCACAAGCTGAGCTTCGACCAGCACGAGATCGTGGAGGCGCTGATCGACAAGAACATCGTCGGCCACGGCGGCTCCGGCACGGTGTACAAGATCGAGCTGAGCAACGGCGAGCTGGTCGCTGTCAAGAAGCTGTGGGTGTCGCGGCGGTCCAAGCAGGAgcacggccatggcggcgcagGGTGCCTCGACCGCGAGCTGCGGACGGAGGTGGAGACGCTGGGCAGCATCCGGCACAAGAACATCGTGAAGCTCTACTGCTGCTACTCCGGCGCCGACAGCAACCTGCTGGTGTACGAGTACATGCCCAACGGCAACCTGTGGGACGCGCTccacggcagcggcgggtgggGCTTCGGCTTCCTCGACTGGCCGACGCGCCACCGCGTCGCGCTCGGCGTCGCCCAGGGCCTCGCCTACCTCCACCACGACCTCCTCTTCCCCATCGTCCACCGCGACATCAAGTCCtccaacatcctcctcgacgccgaCTTCGAGCCCAAGGTCGCCGACTTCGGCATCGCCAAGGTCCTCCAGGCCCGCGGCGATCGCgacgcctccaccaccaccatcgccggcaCCTACGGCTACCTCGCTCCAG AGTACGCCTACTCGTCAAAGGCGACGACAAAgtgcgacgtgtacagcttcggggTGGTGCTGATGGAGCTGGCGACGGGGAAGAAGCCGATCGAGCCGGAGTTCGGCGACACGAGGGACATCGTGCAGTGGGTCTCCGGcaaggtggccggcggcggcgaggcggaggcgctggACAAGCGGCTCGAGTGGAGCCCTttcaaggaggagatggtgcaagCTCTCCGCGTCGCCGTCCGCTGCACCTGCAGCATCCCCGGCCTCCGCCCCACCATGGCCGACGTCGTGCAGATGCTCGCCGAGGctggccccgccgccggccggaccGCCAAGGACGCCGCCAGCAAGAAGGATTCCTCCGGCGAGCCAAAGCTGTAA